The DNA sequence CCATGCCCTTGGGCACGACGGTGATGCCCGACTCGGTGATGGTGAAGCCCCGCTCGCGGTCCTGGTCGTGGTCCAGCCCGACCTGGGCGCCCTCCTCCACGACGACGTACTTGTCGAGGATGGCTCGCGAGACCGTGGAGTTGCGGCCCACCTGGACGCCGTCGAAGAGGACGGAGTCGCGCACCGAGGACCAGGAGTTCACCCGGGTGCCGGGGGAGAGCACGGACCCGACCACCTCCCCGCCGGAGACGATGACGCCGGGGGAGACGAGGGAGTCCAGGGCGTGGCCGAGGCGCTCGCGGTGGCCGTAGACGAACTTCGCCGGCGGGAGGCCGGTGTACCCGGTGAACAGCGGCCAGTCGTCGTTGTAGAGGTTGAAGACCGGGAACACGGAGATGAGGTCCTGGTTCGCCTCGTAGAAGGCGTCCACGGAGCCGACGTCGCGCCAGTAGCTGCGGTCGCGGTCGGTCGCTCCCGGCACGTCGTTGAAGGTGAAGTCGTAGAGGCCCGCCGCGCCGTCGCTGACGAACGCCGGGACGATCGAGCCGCCCATGTCGTGCTTGGAGGAGTCGTCCTTCGCGTCGGCGGTGACGGCCTCGACCAGGGCGTCGGCGTCGAAGACGTAGTTGCCCATCGAGGCCAGCACCTCGTTGGGGGAGTCCACCAGCCCCTGCGCGTCCTTGGGCTTCTCCAGGAACTCCGCGATCTTGTGCGGGTTGTCCTTGTCGGCCTGGATGACGCCGAACTGGTCGGCCAGCGCCAGCGGCTGCCGGATGCCCGCGACCGTGAGGGGGAACCCCGAGTCGATGTGCTGGGACACCATCTGGGAGAAGTCCATGCGGTAGATGTTGTCCGCGCCCACGATGACGACGATGTCGGGCCGCTCGTCGTCGATGAGGTTGAGGGACTGGTAGACGGCGTCGGCGCTGCCGAGGAACCAGTGCTTGCCGACCCGCTGCTGCGCGGGCACGGGGGCGACGTAGTTGCCCAGGAGGTTCGACATGCGCCACGTCTTGGCGATGTGCCGGTCGAGGCTGTGCGACTTGTACTGCGTGAGCACGACGATCTTGAGGTACCCCGAGTTGACGATGTTCGACAGCGCGAAGTCGATCAGCCGGTAGATGCCCCCGAACGGCACCGCGGGCTTGGCCCGGTCCATGGTCAGCGGCATCAGCCGCTTCCCCTCGCCGCCGGCCAGGACGATCGCAAGTACTCGTGGGGATGCCATGCCCGAAACCATATTGCCGTCACGCGATCGGCGCGCCCGGATGGCAACTCGTGGCCTGGTGTTGCGCGGATCACCGCCCCAGGGGGCATGCTTGCCACGACCGCCGGTCACCGGCCCGCCCGGGCCGTCCCGCCGCCCGGAAGAACAGGACGTTCAACGATGAGGGTCGATCTCCTCACCCGTGAGTACCCGCCGCACGTCTACGGCGGTGCCGGGGTGCACGTCACCGAGCTGGCCCGGGTGCTGCGCCGCAGCATCGACGTGCGGGTCCACGCGTTCGACGGTCCGCGTCCGGCGGGCGACACCGACCACGACGTCGAGGTCCCCGTGACCGGCTACGACGACCTGCCCGAGCTCAGCTCGGCCAACGCCGCCCTGCGCACCTTCGGCGTGGACCTGACGATGGCCGCGAACCTCGCCGGGACCGACCTCGTCCACAGCCACACCTGGTACGCCAACCTCGCCGGCACGCTCGGCGGGCTGCTCAACGGCGTCCCCCACGTGCTCTCCGCGCACTCCCTCGAGCCGCTCCGGCCGTGGAAGGCCGAGCAGCTCGGCGGCGGGTACGCCCTCTCGAGCTGGGCCGAGCGCACCGCCTACGAGAGCGCCGCGGCCGTCATCGCCGTCTCCGGCGGCATGCGCGAGGACATCCTGCGCTCCTACCCCCAGGTCGACCCCGCCAAGGTGCACGTCGTCCACAACGGGATCGACCTCGACGGGTGGCGCCGCCCCACCGGCGCAGCGCAGGAGGAGGCCGCCAGGGCCACGCTCGCCCGCCTGGCCATCGACCCCGCGCGGCCCACGGTGGTCTTCGTCGGGCGCATCACGCGCCAGAAGGGCCTGCCCCACCTCCTGCGCGCGGTCGAGCAGCTGCCCCCCGAGGTCCAGCTCGTGCTGTGCGCCGGCGCCCCCGACACCCCCGAGATCGCCGCCGAGGTCACCTCCCTCGTCGAGGGCCTGCAGGACCGCCGTGACGGCGTGGTGTGGATCGAGGAGATGCTGCCGCGAGAGGAGCTCGTCGCGGTGCTCGCCGCTGGCACGGCGTTCGTGTGCCCCTCGGTCTACGAGCCGCTGGGCATCGTCAACCTCGAGGCCATGGCCGTGGGTCTGCCCGTCGTCGGCTCGGCGACCGGCGGGATCCCGGAGGTCATCGACGACGGCGTCACCGGCACCCTCGTCCCCATCGAGCAGGTGCAGGACGGCACCGGCACCCCGGTGGACCCGCAGGCGTTCGAGCACGACCTCGCCGAGGCCCTGACGGCGATGGTCTCCGACCCGGCCCGCGCGGCCGAGATGGGGGTCGCCGCCCGCCGCCGGGTGGAGGAGCACTTCGCGTGGGAGGCGATCGCCGAGCGCACGCTGGAGGTCTACCGCAGCGTGCTCTGACGGTCCCCGGCCCGGGCCCCCGCAGCGGTCAGTGCGGGGCCCGGGTGGCGGAGGCCGCGCTGAGCGCGTGCCGGGCCGCCCGGTCGACGGCGCGCAGCGCCGCCCGGCGCTCCTGCACCTGGGCGGCGGTCCGGGCCCCGCCGTCGTCGGAGGTGGCCAGCTCGACGATGGCGAGCAGCCGCGCCGCTCGCTCCAGGACGTCGAGCCGCCGCGGGTCGATCGGCGGCAGCGGCTCGGCGAGGCCGGCGACGGAGATGTCGAGGAGCCGGTCGGCGAGGTCCGGGCGCTCGCGGGCGACCTCGAGGTCCTCGAGGGTCTCCACGGCCTCGGTCAGGGCGAGCTGGATGTCCCGGCGCGCCTGGGAGAGGGAGTCCACGCCGGCGAGGAACAGGCTCGGTGCCGGGACGTGCTCGGTGACGTCGTGGTGCACCGACCAGGTGACCATCTCGCCCTCCTCGAAGACGCTGCCGAACCGCTCCCGCTCGGGCACCAGCACCGCGCAGGTCTCGCGCCCGCCCCGGGTGCGGCGCAGCAGCACGCCCTCCCCGGCGTCGACGAGCTCGGCCGAGCGCACCGCGGGCGCGCCCATGGGGTCACCCGGACGGGGCAGGATCGCGGCAGTCTCGACGACGGGCCCGAGCCGCGGGATCAGCTCCGCCAGCGACCGGGCGGGTTGGTCGTCGCCGCCGTGCTCGAGGACCCGGTGCGGCTCGTCGGTGCCCGTGACGGCCCGGGCGGCCCGCCGGGCCGAGGGGGCGCCGTCGACGTGGGGGAGCCAGATCGCCAGCATCACCGAGACGGGCAGCGTGAGGATCGCGGGGCCGGGCATGGAGCAACGATACGAGCCCGGCACGGCGGCGTCCCACCGGCCCGGCGCGCCCGCGCGGGGGCCACCGGTGCGGTCCCGTTAGGGTCGGTGCCATGGGTGATGTGCTGGAGCTGAACGACGTCTCCGTCCGGCGCGGGGCGAAGCTGATCCTCGACCGCGTGAGCTGGTCCGTCGACGAGGGCGAGCGCTGGGTGGTCCTCGGGCCCAACGGCGCCGGCAAGACGACGGTCATCCAGCTGGTCGCGGGCCGCCTGCACCCGACCTCGGGCACGGTGGACATCATCGGCGAGCGACTGGGCCAGGTGGACGTCGCCGAGCTCCGCCCGCTCGTCGGCCTCGCCTCCGCGGCGCTGGACCAGCGCCTGCCCGCGGGCGAGCGGGTGCTCGACGTCGTCCTCACCGCCTCCTACGGCATGACCGGGCGCTGGCGCGAGCAGTACGAGGACGTCGACACCGCCCGTGCCGCGGCGCTCCTGGACGCCTTCGGCGTGGGGGACCTCGCCGAGCGGACCTACGGCACCCTCAGCTCCGGGGAGCGCAAGCGGGTCCAGATCGCCCGGGCGCTCATGCCCGACCCCGAGGTGCTCCTCCTCGACGAGCCCGCCGCCGGCCTCGACCTCGGCGGTCGCGAGGAGCTCATGGGTGCCCTGGCCGAGCTCGCCGGGGACCGGCGATCGCCGGTGCTCGTCCTCGTCACCCACCACGTCGAGGAGATCCCGCCCGGATTCACCCACGCCCTGCTCCTGCGCGAGGGCACGGTCGAGGCCGCAGGTCCCCTCGAGGAGGTGCTCACCCCGCAGCACCTCTCGCGGGCGTTCGGCCTCGAGCTCGAGGTCGAGCGGCACCGGGACCGCTACAGCGCTCGCGCCTCGCGCGCGCACGCCGACGACCACGGCGCCCACAGCGCACCCGACGCCCGCGACGCCCGCGACGCGCTCGGCTAGACGAATCCGGCAGATCGGCGTGGGCCGCTCGCTAGGATCGTGACGACATCGAGGGGAGTGTGACCATGGCCTGGCTCTGGTGGCTCGGCGGCGCGCTCGTCCTCGGTGTGGTCGAGATGCTCACGGTGGACCTCATCTTCCTCATGTTCGCCGGCGGGGCCCTCGCCGCGATGCTCCTGGCGGTCCTCGGCGCGCCGGTGTGGGCGCAGATCCTCGTGTTCTCCGTCGTCTCGATCGTCCTCCTCTTCGGCGTGCGGCCCTGGGCCAAGAGGGCGCTGGACCGCAGCACGCCCGACTCCCTCACCAACGTGGCCGCCCACGTCGGCCGCGAGGCCACCGTCCTCATCGACGTCACCGACCGGGCCGGGCGCGTGAAGCTGCTCGGCGAGGTCTGGACCGCGCGCGCCGCGGGCCACGGCACCGTCCTGCCCGCCGGCACCACGGTGCGGGTCGTGCGGATCGACGGCGCGATCGCCGTCGTCGAGCCCGTGCCCACCACCCCCTACGGCTGAGCCGACCCCGGCCGGCCATCGAAGGAGAATCGTGCTCGAGTCCCTCGGCGGCACCGTCGCCCTCGTCGTCCTGCTGCTCGTGGCGCTGTTCGTCGTCGTGGCGATCAGCCGCGCCGTGCGGATCGTGCCGCAGGCGGTGGCGCTCATCGTCGAACGTCTGGGCAAGTACCAGACGACCATGTACGCCGGCCTGCACTTCCTCATCCCGTTCGTCGACCGGGTCCGCGCCAGCGTGGACCTGCGCGAGCAGGTCGTGTCCTTCCCGCCGCAGCCGGTGATCACCTCCGACAACCTCGTGGTGAGCATCGACACGGTGCTGTACTTCCAGGTCACCGACCCCAAGTCCGCGACGTACGAGATCGCCAACTTCATCACCGGTATCGAGCAGCTCACGGTGACCACGCTGCGTAACGTCATCGGCTCGATGGACCTCGAGCAGACCCTCACCAGCCGTGACCAGATCAACGGCCAGCTGCGCGGGGTGCTGGACGAGGCCACCGGCCGGTGGGGCATCCGCGTCAACCGTGTCGAGCTGAAGTCGATCGACCCGCCGCAGAGCATCCAGGGCGCGATGGAGCAGCAGATGCGTGCCGAGCGTGACCGCCGCGCCGCCATCCTCACCGCCGAGGGTGTCAAGCAGTCGCAGATCCTCACCGCCGAGGGCGAGAAGCAGTCGGCGATCCTGCGCGCCGAGGGGCAGGCGCAGTCCGCGATCCTGCGGGCCCAGGGCGAGTCCCGCGCGATCCTCCAGGTCTTCGACGCGATCCACCGCGGCAAGCCCGACAGCAAGCTCCTCGCCTACCAGTACCTGCAGATGCTGCCCGAGATCGCCAACGGCTCCGCGTCCAAGCTGTGGGTGATCCCCACCGAGCTGACCGCCGCGCTCAACGGCATCACCAAGGGCTTCGGGGGCGTCGGCACCGGCGGGCCGGGCGGG is a window from the Georgenia muralis genome containing:
- a CDS encoding glucose-1-phosphate adenylyltransferase, whose translation is MASPRVLAIVLAGGEGKRLMPLTMDRAKPAVPFGGIYRLIDFALSNIVNSGYLKIVVLTQYKSHSLDRHIAKTWRMSNLLGNYVAPVPAQQRVGKHWFLGSADAVYQSLNLIDDERPDIVVIVGADNIYRMDFSQMVSQHIDSGFPLTVAGIRQPLALADQFGVIQADKDNPHKIAEFLEKPKDAQGLVDSPNEVLASMGNYVFDADALVEAVTADAKDDSSKHDMGGSIVPAFVSDGAAGLYDFTFNDVPGATDRDRSYWRDVGSVDAFYEANQDLISVFPVFNLYNDDWPLFTGYTGLPPAKFVYGHRERLGHALDSLVSPGVIVSGGEVVGSVLSPGTRVNSWSSVRDSVLFDGVQVGRNSTVSRAILDKYVVVEEGAQVGLDHDQDRERGFTITESGITVVPKGMVVKR
- the glgA gene encoding glycogen synthase; the protein is MRVDLLTREYPPHVYGGAGVHVTELARVLRRSIDVRVHAFDGPRPAGDTDHDVEVPVTGYDDLPELSSANAALRTFGVDLTMAANLAGTDLVHSHTWYANLAGTLGGLLNGVPHVLSAHSLEPLRPWKAEQLGGGYALSSWAERTAYESAAAVIAVSGGMREDILRSYPQVDPAKVHVVHNGIDLDGWRRPTGAAQEEAARATLARLAIDPARPTVVFVGRITRQKGLPHLLRAVEQLPPEVQLVLCAGAPDTPEIAAEVTSLVEGLQDRRDGVVWIEEMLPREELVAVLAAGTAFVCPSVYEPLGIVNLEAMAVGLPVVGSATGGIPEVIDDGVTGTLVPIEQVQDGTGTPVDPQAFEHDLAEALTAMVSDPARAAEMGVAARRRVEEHFAWEAIAERTLEVYRSVL
- a CDS encoding ABC transporter ATP-binding protein, coding for MGDVLELNDVSVRRGAKLILDRVSWSVDEGERWVVLGPNGAGKTTVIQLVAGRLHPTSGTVDIIGERLGQVDVAELRPLVGLASAALDQRLPAGERVLDVVLTASYGMTGRWREQYEDVDTARAAALLDAFGVGDLAERTYGTLSSGERKRVQIARALMPDPEVLLLDEPAAGLDLGGREELMGALAELAGDRRSPVLVLVTHHVEEIPPGFTHALLLREGTVEAAGPLEEVLTPQHLSRAFGLELEVERHRDRYSARASRAHADDHGAHSAPDARDARDALG
- a CDS encoding NfeD family protein, giving the protein MAWLWWLGGALVLGVVEMLTVDLIFLMFAGGALAAMLLAVLGAPVWAQILVFSVVSIVLLFGVRPWAKRALDRSTPDSLTNVAAHVGREATVLIDVTDRAGRVKLLGEVWTARAAGHGTVLPAGTTVRVVRIDGAIAVVEPVPTTPYG
- a CDS encoding SPFH domain-containing protein yields the protein MLLVALFVVVAISRAVRIVPQAVALIVERLGKYQTTMYAGLHFLIPFVDRVRASVDLREQVVSFPPQPVITSDNLVVSIDTVLYFQVTDPKSATYEIANFITGIEQLTVTTLRNVIGSMDLEQTLTSRDQINGQLRGVLDEATGRWGIRVNRVELKSIDPPQSIQGAMEQQMRAERDRRAAILTAEGVKQSQILTAEGEKQSAILRAEGQAQSAILRAQGESRAILQVFDAIHRGKPDSKLLAYQYLQMLPEIANGSASKLWVIPTELTAALNGITKGFGGVGTGGPGGDDGDLDDGAHPTVDFGTYGSGMAKELGETTLQDPDEALAQARGEAARATSEATTAGERSGSPFSRSAERGQAPAESEQTRSERRAAAQAREDALEAGSERARLQAQRQAEELSERTRTSPGGPGPQEGGAEQEDTTRFAPPQPTDEGSERPDQR